In Takifugu rubripes chromosome 18, fTakRub1.2, whole genome shotgun sequence, the DNA window TGCAGAAAGCTGTGACGGATGCCTGTGAATGACTGGTAAAATAGGGCAGATATCTGAATTCATATAATTTATTTCCGAATATAGAGATTAAACATGTCTACGACACAGGTGTAATCAGCAAGAAACGGGCCCAGTCTAGAGGTCAACGCATCCAAGGTTCTTACACAGAAAGGAAACACTAAGAAGAGAGTGTCTTCCTAAACACACAACTACGGTGATAACGTCAGGAAAACACGTCTCCACAGCCATATCGCATTAGGTCAACTATCAAATCCAACTGACGCAACTTAAACGAGCATTTTAACACAATCTAAAATTTAATGTGGACTACACAAATGAGGTTGGTTTGTTATTAGCTGCATTAACGACATAGCCGGGTTTTTGTTCTTGGAAGGATGAATAACCATCCTTAATAATAAGGTGTGAATGGTACTTTTCCTTTCAATTCAAAGGTGTCTAGTAGGGGAATGGTTGGGAGGGTCGGATGGACAGCTCGTTGGTCCCAAACAGAGCGATCTTTGCCACATACAGGTGTGTGTCGCCATAGCGAGTCAACCTCAACTCCACCGTCAGGGAGATGTCTCGGGGTTGGGATAAGGCACGGCGGAGGAAGATTTCTCCCCCGTGCGCCTGGTGCTTGACGCCAAAGTATCCCGCTTTGTTTCCAGAGATTACAGTGAGCAAGAGTTTGTCTCCCGGCACAGAACGGGAGGGTCCCATTCGGAAAACAACGGACGGAACGGGGGTGTTGATGGGGAAGCTGATGTTGTAGAAGGAGATTCTCAGCGGGAGAGATAAGCACGAGGCAGGGTCCTGCGTGAACTTGCAAGTCACACGCGCGCAATGgctggaagggaaaaaaaacgacACGCTCATTGGTTGGAGGGCGGAGGGAGGCGCATGCGtggacggacggagggagagaaaatggaCGGAAACGTTCAACCAAACCCCGGAGGAAAAGAACAAGAGCATGCCAGGGTCAGTCCCACACCACAGGAGGTCGGGTAAGGTTCAGAAATCAGGCCAAACTAGGGTGATGTACCACGCTCGCCCCGAGGAGAACAGAGCCGACGGAAACGGGCACTCACCCTCTCGCTACTTCCTGGAAATCTTCTGGACAGGTGAAGGACAAACAGCGAAATCCCCCCTGGATGTTGAAGCAGCTGTCAGAGGCGGAACAGGTGTGGATCCCTGCAGCGCACTCGTCGATGTCTGAAATACGAGGAAAGAGCAAAATCAAGGCACTGCCCTGTCATCAACACAAAGAAGGCAGCGGTTTGTCCTCAGACCCTGGCACGTTTGCCCGTTGGGGGCCAGAATGTAACCATCAGGGGGGCAGGAGCAGTAGTAACTGCCCGGGATGTTGGTGCACATGTAGGAACAGGTGTGGACTCCAGAGGGCAGTGCACACTCGTCAACAtctgacaagaagaagaaaccagCAGTCAGCGCCATCTGATGCAGCCTACCGAGTGGGCGCAGACCCCCGCGGTCAGCGTTACCTTCACAGGTAATCCCGTCAGTGTCACTCAGCTGGTAACCGGGGTGACAATGGCACCAGTAGGAGCCGTAGACGTTGACACAGTTCTGGCTGCAGGGTCTGGCTAAACACTCGTCCAGATCTAACGACAAAGGGACGTTCTTTTCTGAGCATTTAGCATTTGAACCTGCGTCTGGATGAAGGGCGACGTTACCGTCACAGTTGGCGCCATCGTTGGATAACTGGAACCCGGAGGTGCAGCTACACCGGTATGAGCCCTTCGTGTTCTCACATTTGTGAGCGCAGACTCCCTGGTAATACCTGCACTCGTTCACATCTACGCAGGGCACATTGTGAAttcctccgcacacacacacacacacacacgcgcgcgacCACGACTTAAATAAATATCCTTGACGCACCTTTGCAACGTTTGGTGCCCTCGTTAAAGAAGAACCCCTCTCTGCATTCGCAGCGGTACGTCCCCACCAGGTTGAGGCAGCCGTGATCGCCGCACACGTTGCCCGTTTCACACTCGTCCATGTCTGTAGGGACGGGAGAAATcacacagttgtgtgtgtgtgtgtgtgggggcgggggcagAAGCAAAGGTTTCTCCTAACACCGTACCTTCACAGCGCGTGCCGTCCTGGCTGAGATGATAGCCCCGCCCACAGGTGACCCTGTTCCGCCGACAATCGAAGGAGCCATCTGTGTTCACGCAGGTCTCGCCTCTCTGGCACGGGCTGGATTGGGCCACACACTCATTTATATCTATTAAGAGGATAGAAAGTTTGGCGTTACCCCCCCCCAATgctggtcaaaggtcactgatCCTGAGCTCACCAGCACAGCTGCCAGGAGCATCCTCAATAAAACCAGCCGGGCATGTTTTCACCCTCGAGCACTGGAATGAGCCGGGAGTGTTGGTGCAGAGGAAGTTGGCCCCACAGTTGTGGGTTCCCAAAGTACATTCATCTAGATCTGCAACAGGCAAGGAGGGAAATTAACCagcttatttttttcccccccatcctggattaaaaaaacatttttgctgcccatcttttctgtttgtttgttgttgtttgttttttttaccttggcATTTGTTGTCAGATTTAAGCTCGTACCCTGGCTCGCAGCTGGTTCTCTTCCGACAGAGGAAGGACCCCTCCATGTTGATGCACGCTAGACCTTGGAAGCAGTTGTGGGTGCCAACCACACACTCGTCAATATCTGAGGAGAAAGACATGAAGTTTGAAGCGAAATATCAACACGTAGTCATGGATAATAAGCAGAAAGCAACAGATTTTATACTGTAAAACGTTTCCACGCTATTAGAGTTCAACAAAAGGCCTCTGTCGCCCCCTGGCGGCAGGTAGAGGGTACCTAAAATCCCTGCCTTCATGTGTCATCCACGCCGCAACAAAATAACACTAAAAAGCCTTAAGGTGCTTCTTTTTCTGGTTTCCAGCACAACACTGCACTGCAACAGCTATCTTCCTCCACTCG includes these proteins:
- the LOC101078260 gene encoding fibulin-1 isoform X2; this translates as MIPKHLNRCLEGHTVSIGMTLWVIILFSLPGVLRGNVLFSNFEEIRLTTVDECCQDGRNRGDHGQDCTIIPNLSSSHMCRIAQERCCSAAREKLLCNNGVTMALYQGACEVPFFEGEPWEAKLSKICCDCCTLGLIATRDTLSCDFRHLYLNAECSDTAKECCLNKTEASKTDPMMADPEVTAKPPVNCTGSPCSHFCRDNGTCGCFSGFQLKDDGVNCEDIDECVVGTHNCFQGLACINMEGSFLCRKRTSCEPGYELKSDNKCQDLDECTLGTHNCGANFLCTNTPGSFQCSRVKTCPAGFIEDAPGSCADINECVAQSSPCQRGETCVNTDGSFDCRRNRVTCGRGYHLSQDGTRCEDMDECETGNVCGDHGCLNLVGTYRCECREGFFFNEGTKRCKDVNECRYYQGVCAHKCENTKGSYRCSCTSGFQLSNDGANCDDLDECLARPCSQNCVNVYGSYWCHCHPGYQLSDTDGITCEDVDECALPSGVHTCSYMCTNIPGSYYCSCPPDGYILAPNGQTCQDIDECAAGIHTCSASDSCFNIQGGFRCLSFTCPEDFQEVARGHCARVTCKFTQDPASCLSLPLRISFYNISFPINTPVPSVVFRMGPSRSVPGDKLLLTVISGNKAGYFGVKHQAHGGEIFLRRALSQPRDISLTVELRLTRYGDTHLYVAKIALFGTNELSIRPSQPFPY